GTGGCAGGAGGTGTGCGATGACTTCGTCCGTCACGGAACCAGCCGGGCTCGACCAGGCTCCGGCCGATCCGCGCGACCCGGTCCACCGGATGTCGCGGCTGCTCGACGAGGGCAGCCTGGAGGTGACCTGGCGCGAGGGCGGCGTGGCGGTCGTCGTCGGGCAGGGCCGGATCGGCGGCGCCGAGGTCGTCGTCTACTGCACCGACGCCACCCGCAAGGGCGGTGCGATCGGCGTCGACGAGTGCCCGCCGATCGTCGAGGCCATCGACAGCGCGGTGCGGCGTCGCCTCCCGGTGATCGGGATTTGGCACTCCGGCGGCGCGAAGCTCGCCGAGGGCGTCGCCGCGATGGACGGCATCGGGCTGATGTTCGCCGCGATGGTGCGGGCCTCCGGCGTGGTTCCGCAGCTGTCGGTGGTGCTCGGACCGGCCGCGGGCGGTGCCGCCTACGGGCCTGCGCTGACCGACCTCGTGATCATGTCCGAGGGCGGCCGGGTGTTCGTGACCGGACCCGACGTGGTGCGGTCGGTGACCGGCGAGCAGATCGACATGGCCGGGCTCGGCGGCCCGGAGGCGCACGGGGCGAAGTCCGGCGTCGCGCACCTCACCACCGCCTCCGACGAGGAGGCGTTCCGGCAGGCCCGCCGGGTCACCGCCTTGCTGAGCTCCCCCGGCTCGTTCGACCTGGACGCGCTCGGCGAGCGGCAGGACCTGCGGGCGCTGCTGCCGGAATCGCCCAAGCGCGCCTACGACGTGCGCCCGCTGGTGCGCGCGATCCTCGACGACGGCCCGGAGGGATTCGCGGAGCTGCAACCGAAGTGGGCGCCGAACATGGTCACCGGCCTCGGCAGGCTCGGCGGCCGGACCATCGGCGTGCTCGCGAACAACCCGCTGCGCAAGGGCGGCTGCCTGGACTCGCTGTCGGCGGAGAAGGCGTCGAGGTTCGTGCGGTTCTGCGACTCGTTCGGCGTCCCGCTGGTCGTGCTGGTCGACGTGCCCGGCTACCTGCCGGGCGTCGGGCAGGAATGGGGCGGCGTGGTGCGCCGGGGCGCGAAGCTGCTGCACGCCTTCGCCGAGGCGGTGGTGCCGCGGGTGACGCTGGTGACCCGCAAGTCCTACGGCGGCGCGTACATCGCGATGAACTCCCGTTCGCTGGGCGCTTCCGCCGTGTTCGCCTGGCCGGACGCGGAGGTCGCGGTGATGAGCGCGAAGGCCGCCGTCGGCGTGCTGCACCGCAAGCGGCTCGCCGCCGCCACCGACGACGACCGCCCGGCGCTG
This window of the Saccharopolyspora gloriosae genome carries:
- a CDS encoding acyl-CoA carboxylase subunit beta; amino-acid sequence: MTSSVTEPAGLDQAPADPRDPVHRMSRLLDEGSLEVTWREGGVAVVVGQGRIGGAEVVVYCTDATRKGGAIGVDECPPIVEAIDSAVRRRLPVIGIWHSGGAKLAEGVAAMDGIGLMFAAMVRASGVVPQLSVVLGPAAGGAAYGPALTDLVIMSEGGRVFVTGPDVVRSVTGEQIDMAGLGGPEAHGAKSGVAHLTTASDEEAFRQARRVTALLSSPGSFDLDALGERQDLRALLPESPKRAYDVRPLVRAILDDGPEGFAELQPKWAPNMVTGLGRLGGRTIGVLANNPLRKGGCLDSLSAEKASRFVRFCDSFGVPLVVLVDVPGYLPGVGQEWGGVVRRGAKLLHAFAEAVVPRVTLVTRKSYGGAYIAMNSRSLGASAVFAWPDAEVAVMSAKAAVGVLHRKRLAAATDDDRPALEQALIAEHERVAGGVGRAMSIGVVDELIDPADTRHRLADALATTPPGRGAHGNIPL